Proteins encoded together in one Mobula birostris isolate sMobBir1 chromosome 9, sMobBir1.hap1, whole genome shotgun sequence window:
- the rai1 gene encoding transcription factor 20 — protein sequence MQSFRDPGGFQGAQQNFQQVRADSARLDTYRQQSSVAQTYEAHRISSKEYYNQQAFQGYSTNATGSYFSSTKQVSAQHPQSRSSNYQSSGYSRQFQSEGQPSKWASPASSVGGLSQYVQDSFKGSVPSTTSVAAYPQQHMTGGAAQNPPGPHTHFIQQPHHKPLMHQATTYVPRAAHFNQVFQSSPSTYPTVQDYSNSSRSYEGFAQVPISSRYDQQAGGTPDYPTQASYAYKAAIAKSGGFEQSKVAHVKQQNLQYHNQTKMHLLNQSPQVYYQPDAPVKSPEQFYQTFSPASTHSSVSTVVRSPPYSSTPSPLMPNPEALQFAPPSEAGSIAPDLKSNISHLMPTATNSTNQTSSKSQADACKVFLKDKIPEKLLSDGAFSSLVALSSQVENIPRTVQQLLLSNTLAPHRKIAKRLPKKSELLKELKSSKESVYSEEALSAQTDLQEGDYSSSPEDQMQKVHFFQNHSVNLDALRKNLDSILACSVTSPSEVMAETTADESVLSKENCSASSGLSTLVTGGQPSLFGKEDTKASSVIILKDSFKERLETELKFNHLEEDKESKGSPLNLDSGDNFYGHLTRPKHLGQTLSSDCNEGRVKGDYSMMTKGFGDDSCSESQFFPNRMDSTSLLQPLAGDYKDNLVSSLSGSNHQYCSSLISSASQDLEKLNLLDLPDKRGKEQSGEWDELEAVTPECNLQKQYLQKVNVTCKEQSPLQVDLTQAGFTQALEGMKEADERDSKDIDSSNSDLRLLAPEQEPPKTDLADDKETAAEPDDSMVPQDQASALSERKSVICDASPTRAAAKEIVSSHTQGNSGITEGKPSGAESNEDKVSPSAGPRLLGHSVIHVGPAILAESKVDQEETSRAEGFPDHLTEDALEPKVAETTELPALSSELINSALTEIENGPTKVSASRGGRVRRLSSRVAQGTGLRGKEQEDNLQHLKMVSTKLRCLGPLRDRAKGKTLQEGCAAAEAVVNVPTRMCTRSSSALLDTDLSPQSRAVLRRRMTSQREDGPRELSSRQRSHLDSDKCPIHRQGLSASVRAHLAPSVAQGRPTCTDHPDQQLKGRDLFSQEPNSYKSVVLRARTRAQGMTLHKDVKQRKNCDLAASRCFTTRNNSWMAKPQKQLAARQETPDYIEGEVAAEKLKAQNSASRLEGVEEQKFPLSHPLKRKGYCTFPLIPAKRQHQMLKVTDIRTDKQKQLPGPSSDTNPGSTEEPLQGTSCKGISEHTSSKEPSQPDLSCHSGISLKTPPKTKILPPRKGRGLKLEAIVQKITSPNSKSFACSNYSDSNAPCLTLDEILSLKEEKLNENASSETLSEQNKLVVKDAAPKLALMDLSKNCLIPSKRLKEDNEIKTQEKSCPRAVTDVKVTAEPEVTEMGDQTTAEEKEEEVTNVPEHSPQLSSTFSVLAPTLDPGTGTEVESGQDAVETKRHTPPKCCLSSAKRHCQLSGNKVKQTKGNCKVKRPGGRGSRRRRKHLKGSKITKTAHRRKKQLKRRNLPLVDSKEPVIRLKYVSYKMPRASNKTLAFSPYIRVEKNNVVSSFCTIINTLSEEQSSIQKMKKRSTASQAPMSMSKTLPTSSAMLPGPVVLDSTKQGYLLCCLCGRAKNHKELGDLFGPYYPEDYIPPLTKNQHVRGKFEIKIGLKETPSRLYGEPKVVDSENESMVSNKEKAVEAEDQGPLRTSSREKCKKLSCYCCEKTTEDSELKKARRRAGVEEEPQPLELPLDPQEHWLHGACAVWTSGVYLAAGKLYGLQEAVEMASEMRCSMCEQTGATLGCYSKGCNQKYHYICAIESGCQLTEENFSMKCSKHKSILSKIL from the coding sequence ATGCAGTCTTTCCGAGACCCTGGGGGCTTCCAAGGTGCCCAGCAAAACTTCCAACAGGTACGGGCCGACTCTGCCCGTCTGGACACCTACAGGCAGCAGAGCTCCGTAGCCCAGACCTATGAGGCGCATCGGATCAGCTCAAAGGAGTATTACAACCAGCAAGCCTTCCAGGGTTACAGCACCAATGCCACCGGCAGTTACTTTAGTAGCACTAAACAAGTCTCTGCCCAACACCCACAGAGCAGATCTTCCAATTATCAGAGCAGTGGTTACTCCAGACAGTTTCAGAGCGAAGGGCAGCCCTCAAAGTGGGCGTCTCCAGCCTCTTCAGTCGGAGGGCTTTCCCAGTACGTGCAAGACTCTTTTAAAGGTTCCGTCCCTTCAACAACCAGCGTGGCCGCCTACCCACAGCAGCACATGACAGGCGGTGCTGCCCAGAACCCACCAGGTCCACACACCCATTTCATACAGCAGCCTCATCACAAGCCTCTGATGCACCAGGCCACCACCTACGTCCCCAGGGCAGCCCACTTCAACCAGGTGTTTCAGTCCTCACCCAGCACCTACCCCACGGTCCAGGATTACAGCAATTCCTCCCGCTCCTACGAAGGCTTTGCACAAGTGCCCATAAGCTCCCGGTATGATCAGCAGGCCGGGGGCACACCAGACTATCCCACCCAAGCCAGCTATGCGTACAAAGCAGCCATCGCCAAATCCGGGGGGTTCGAGCAGAGTAAAGTGGCTCATGTCAAACAACAGAACCTTCAGTATCACAACCAGACAAAGATGCACCTTTTAAACCAGTCACCGCAAGTCTACTACCAGCCTGATGCTCCTGTGAAATCTCCAGAGCAATTCTATCAGACCTTTAGCCCAGCGTCCACCCACTCGTCTGTCTCCACTGTGGTCAGATCCCCGCCTTACAGCTCCACCCCATCTCCACTGATGCCCAACCCTGAGGCTCTGCagtttgcaccaccctctgaagcGGGTTCCATCGCCCCTGACCTCAAGAGCAACATTTCCCACCTGATGCCCACCGCCACCAACTCTACCAACCAGACTTCCAGCAAGAGCCAGGCTGACGCTTGCAAAGTCTTTCTCAAGGATAAAATTCCTGAGAAATTGCTGTCGGATGGAGCTTTCAGCAGCCTGGTAGCACTGAGCTCTCAGGTGGAAAACATCCCCAGGACAGTCCAACAGCTCTTGCTGTCCAACACTCTGGCTCCTCACAGGAAGATAGCCAAACGTCTGCCCAAGAAGTCTGAACTATTAAAGGAGCTGAAGAGCTCCAAGGAAAGCGTGTATTCAGAAGAGGCACTATCAGCACAGACCGACCTGCAGGAGGGCGACTATTCCAGCAGCCCAGAAGATCAGATGCAGAAGGTACATTTCTTTCAGAACCACTCTGTGAATCTCGACGCCCTGAGGAAGAACCTGGACTCCATCCTGGCCTGCTCTGTAACCTCTCCCAGTGAGGTAATGGCGGAAACCACAGCCGATGAGTCGGTGCTAAGCAAGGAGAACTGTTCTGCTTCTTCAGGCTTGTCCACGCTGGTGACAGGTGGGCAACCAAGCCTTTTTGGGAAAGAGGACACAAAGGCCTCTAGTGTCATTATTCTCAAGGACTCCTTCAAGGAAAGATTGGAAACAGAACTTAAATTCAATCATCTTGAGGAGGACAAAGAAAGCAAGGGCTCTCCGTTAAACTTGGATAGTGGTGATAACTTTTATGGCCATCTCACTCGGCCAAAGCATTTGGGCCAGACTCTCAGCTCAGACTGCAATGAGGGGAGAGTTAAGGGTGACTACTCAATGATGACAAAGGGATTTGGTGATGATAGTTGTAGTGAATCTCAGTTTTTCCCCAATAGAATGGACAGCACAAGCCTCTTACAGCCATTGGCAGGAGATTACAAAGATAATTTGGTTTCCTCTCTGTCTGGCAGTAACCATCAGTACTGCTCCTCGCTGATATCAAGTGCCTCACAGGATCTGGAAAAGCTGAATCTTTTGGACTTGCCTGATAAGAGAGGGAAGGAGCAGTCAGGGGAGTGGGATGAATTGGAGGCCGTTACCCCTGAGTGTAACCTTCAAAAGCAGTACCTCCAGAAAGTAAACGTTACCTGCAAAGAGCAGAGCCCTTTACAGGTAGATTTGACTCAAGCAGGATTCACCCAAGCTTTGGAAGGGATGAAGGAAGCTGATGAGAGAGATTCTAAGGACATCGACAGCAGTAATTCTGACCTGAGACTCCTGGCCCCAGAACAGGAGCCACCAAAGACTGACCTGGCAGATGATAAGGAGACAGCAGCAGAACCAGATGATTCTATGGTCCCACAAGATCAGGCCTCTGCTTTATCTGAAAGAAAATCTGTTATCTGTGATGCCTCTCCCACGCGAGCTGCTGCCAAAGAGATTGTTTCTTCACACACACAGGGGAACAGTGGCATAACAGAGGGAAAACCAAGTGGGGCAGAGAGCAATGAGGACAAAGTGAGTCCGAGCGCTGGTCCCCGCCTGCTGGGGCACTCTGTTATTCATGTAGGACCAGCCATACTGGCAGAGTCAAAGGTTGACCAGGAGGAGACCTCAAGAGCTGAGGGCTTCCCAGATCACCTGACAGAAGATGCCTTGGAGCCCAAGGTGGCAGAGACAACTGAGTTGCCAGCGCTCTCCTCTGAGCTCATCAACTCAGCATTAACTGAGATAGAAAATGGTCCCACCAAGGTGTCGGCGAGCAGAGGTGGCCGAGTGCGGAGACTCTCGTCAAGAGTGGCACAAGGAACTGGACTGAGGGGCAAAGAGCAAGAAGACAACCTCCAGCATCTAAAGATGGTATCTACCAAACTGAGGTGTTTGGGGCCCCTAAGAGATCGAGCTAAAGGCAAAACCCTGCAGGAGGGGTGTGCTGCAGCCGAGGCGGTAGTGAATGTACCCACCCGAATGTGTACCCGATCCTCCAGTGCCCTGCTTGACACAGATCTGAGCCCTCAGTCCCGGGCTGTCCTAAGGAGGAGGATGACCTCTCAGAGGGAGGATGGGCCGAGGGAGCTAAGCTCCAGGCAGCGGTCACACTTGGACTCAGACAAGTGTCCGATCCACAGGCAAGGCCTCAGTGCAAGTGTCCGAGCACACCTCGCCCCCTCGGTTGCCCAGGGTCGGCCCACCTGCACTGACCACCCTGATCAACAGCTGAAGGGTCGCGACCTCTTCAGCCAGGAGCCCAATTCCTATAAATCTGTTGTGCTAAGGGCCAGGACAAGGGCTCAGGGAATGACACTGCACAAAGATGTGAAACAGCGGAAGAATTGTGATCTTGCTGCTAGCCGATGTTTCACTACTAGAAATAACTCATGGATGGCAAAGCCTCAAAAACAGTTAGCTGCCAGGCAAGAGACACCAGACTACATTGAAGGGGAGGTTGCGGCTGAGAAGTTAAAGGCACAAAACTCGGCTTCAAGGCTAGAGGGAGTAGAGGAGCAAAAATTTCCCCTGTCGCATCCTTTGAAACGAAAAGGTTATTGCACTTTTCCATTAATCCCAGCCAAAAGGCAACACCAGATGTTAAAAGTGACTGATATCAGGACAGACAAACAGAAACAGTTGCCTGGTCCTTCGTCAGacactaatccaggcagcacagAGGAACCCCTTCAAGGTACCAGCTGCAAGGGGATTTCAGAGCATACCAGCAGCAAGGAACCCTCCCAACCTGACCTAAGCTGCCACTCTGGGATTTCTCTCAAGACCCCACCAAAGACCAAAATTCTCCCTCCCCGGAAAGGCAGGGGCCTCAAATTAGAGGCCATTGTGCAGAAGATCACTTCTCCAAACTCCAAGTCATTCGCCTGTAGCAACTATTCCGATAGCAACGCACCCTGCCTGACCCTGGATGAGATCCTGTCCCTGAAGGAAGAGAAATTGAATGAAAATGCCAGCAGTGAGACATTGTCCGAACAGAACAAACTGGTGGTCAAAGATGCTGCTCCAAAGCTTGCCTTGATGGATCTAAGTAAAAACTGCCTTATCCCTTCCAAAAGACTCAAAGAGGACAATGAAATCAAGACACAGGAAAAGAGCTGTCCCCGTGCAGTGACTGATGTGAAGGTGACAGCAGAGCCAgaagtcacagagatgggagaccAGACCACTGcagaggagaaagaggaggaggtcaCCAATGTTCCTGAACATTCTCCTCAGCTCTCTTCCACCTTCTCAGTTTTGGCTCCCACTTTGGATCCAGGCACAggaacagaggtggagagtggtcagGACGCTGTGGAGACGAAGAGGCATACCCCTCCCAAGTGTTGCCTCTCTTCTGCAAAGAGACACTGTCAACTGTCAGGGAATAAGGTCAAACAGACCAAGGGTAATTGTAAAGTGAAAAGGCCAGGCGGGCGAGGCAGCAGAAGGAGAAGGAAACACCTCAAAGGGAGCAAGATCACAAAAACTGCCCACAGGCGCAAGAAGCAGCTGAAGAGAAGGAATCTCCCACTGGTGGACAGCAAGGAACCCGTGATACGCCTGAAGTATGTATCATACAAGATGCCAAGAGCAAGTAACAAAACTCTGGCTTTTTCCCCTTACATACGTGTAGAGAAGAATAACGTGGTTTCATCCTTCTGCACCATTATCAACACATTGTCAGAGGAGCAGTCCAGCATCCAGAAGATGAAGAAGAGGTCCACAGCTTCACAGGCCCCTATGTCGATGAGCAAGACGCTACCAACATCTTCAGCAATGTTACCGGGTCCGGTGGTGTTGGATTCCACTAAACAGGGCTATCTGCTGTGCTGTTTATGTGGAAGAGCCAAGAATCACAAGGAACTTGGAGACTTGTTTGGACCTTATTATCCGGAGGACTATATCCCACCATTGACAAAGAACCAACACGTCCGGGGAAAATTTGAGATCAAAATTGGTCTTAAGGAAACACCCAGTAGGCTGTACGGTGAACCCAAAGTGGTGGACTCGGAGAATGAGAGCATGGTCAGCAACAAGGAGAAGGCAGTCGAGGCAGAAGATCAGGGTCCACTTCGGACCAGCTCAAGAGAGAAGTGCAAAAAGTTGAGCTGCTATTGCTGTGAGAAGACAACCGAGGACTCAGAGCTGAAGAAGGCAAGGAGGAGAGCTGGTGTGGAGGAAGAGCCGCAGCCTCTGGAGCTGCCTCTCGACCCACAGGAGCACTGGCTGCACGGGGCCTGTGCAGTGTGGACCAGCGGCGTCTACCTGGCAGCTGGGAAGTTGTATGGTCTGCAGGAAGCAGTGGAAATGGCCAGTGAGATG